In the Agrococcus beijingensis genome, CCGCACGCCGAGTACGCCGCCACGGGCGAGCGCGGCCAGCAGGTGCAGGAGTTCAAGGCGATGGTGAAGGCCATGCACGCCGCCGACATCGAGGTCATCCTCGACGTCGTCTACAACCACACGGCCGAGGGCAACCACCTGGGCCCGACGCTCAGCTGGCGCGGCATCGACAACCGCGCCTACTACCGCCTGGTCGAGGGCGACGAGCAGCACTACATGGACTACACGGGCACCGGCAACAGCCTGAACGCCGGCAGCCCGCACGCGCTGCAGCTGATCATGGACAGCCTGCGCTACTGGGTGACCGAGATGCACGTCGACGGGTTCCGCTTCGACCTCGCCGCCACCCTCGCGCGTGAGTTCTACGACGTCGACAAGCTCTCCACCTTCTTCGAGCTCGTGCAGCAGGATCCGGTGATCAGCCAGGTCAAGCTCATCGCCGAGCCCTGGGACATCGGCCCGGGCGGCTACCAGGTGGGCAACTTCCCGCCGCAGTGGACCGAGTGGAACGGCAAGTACCGCGACCAGGTGCGCGACTTCTGGCGCGGCGAGCCGACGGCGCTGGGCGAGTTCGCGAGCCGGCTGGCCGGCTCGGCCGACCTCTACGAGCACTCCGGCAGGCGACCGGTCGCCTCGATCAACTTCGTCACCGCCCACGACGGCTTCACGCTGCGCGACCTCGTCAGCTACAACGAGAAGCACAACGACGCCAACGGCGAGGACGGCAACGACGGCGAGAGCCACAACCGCTCCTACAACTACGGCGAGGAGGGGCCCACCGACGACCCCGAGATCCTCGCGACCCGCGCCCGCCAGCAGCGCAACTTCCTGGCGACCCTGCTGCTCAGCCAGGGCGTGCCGATGATCCTGCACGGCGACGAGCTCGGCCGCACGCAGCAGGGCAACAACAACACCTACGCGCAGGACTCCGAGCTCAGCTGGATCGACTGGTCGAGCGTCGACCAGCCGCTCATCGAGTTCACCGCGGCGATCGCGAAGCTGCGCCACGACCACCCGACGTTCCGCCGCAAGCGCTTCTTCACCGGCGACACGGTGCGCACCGGTGACGGCGAGCGCCTCAACGACATCGTCTGGCTGCGCATCGACGGCACGCCGATGGAGCCCTCCGACTGGGAGGGCGCCTCCGACGAGAAGGCGCTCGGCATGTACCTCAACGGCGACGGCATCGCCGGCCGCGGTGCCCGTGGCGAGCAGATCACCGACAACCACTTCCTCATCTACTGCAACGCCTCCGACGAGGAGCGCGAGCTGGTGGTGCCGCCGGCGGAGTACGCCGAGGCGTGGGATGTGCTCATCGACACGGGTGCGCAGGAGTCGTCCGAGGGCCCCATCCGGGCGGGCGAGGTGGGGCGCATCGCGCCGCGCTCGATCGCCGTGCTGCGCGAGCACCTGGCACCCGTCGACCAGGACTTCTCGGTCGCCGCGTCGATCGCGGCGACCTCCACGAGCGCGCCCGGCCCGGTGACCACGCGCGAGACGACCGCCACCGACGTGCGCCCGCTGCACGCATCCGCCCCCGCCCCGAAGCCCGGCGAGCCCATCGAGCCGGGCGACGAGGCGGTCATCCCCGAAGCCGACCCCGACCGCTGACCGCCGACCGCCGACCGCCCACCCCTGGTCGCACCACGAGGAGCCGAAGTGCACGCGCCCCGCAGCACCTACCGTCTGCAGATCACCGAGCGGTTCACGCTCTTCGACGCTGCGAAGCGGCTCGAGGCGCTCGCCGACCTCGGCGCCGACTGGGTGTACCTGTCGCCGATCCTGCAGGCCGAGCACGGCTCCGACCACGGCTACGACGTCGTCTCGCACTCGCGCGTCGACGAGTCGCGCGGGGGGGAGGCGGGGCTCGAGGCGCTGGCGGCCGAGGCGCGGCGGCTGGGCATGGGCGTGCTGGTCGACATCGTGCCCAACCACATGGGCGTCGCGGTGCCCGAGCACAACAGCTGGTGGTGGCAGGTGCTGCGCGACGGTCGCGAGAGCCCGTTGGCGGATGCGTTCGACATCGACTGGGAGGCGGGTGGCGGCAGGCTGCTGCTGCCGATCGTCGGCGACGACGACTGGTCGGCGGACGGCACGGTCGGCCACCTCGAGGTCGAGCGCGGGGCCGATGGCGACGCCGAGGCGCTGCGCTACTGGGACACCCGGCTGCCCGTCGCGCCCGGCACGGGCGAGGGCACGCCGCAGGAGGTGCTCGAGCGCCAGCACTACCGCCTGGGGCACTGGCAGCAGGCCGACGACCAGCTGAACTACCGGCGCTTCTTCGCCGTCACGACCCTCGCCGCGGTGCGGGTCGAGCTGCCAGAGGTCTTCGACTCGACGCACGTCGAGATCGCGCGCTGGTTCGACCAGCGGCTGGTGCAGGGCCTGCGCGTCGACCACCCCGACGGCCTGCGCGACCCGGCCGGCTACCTCGACGACCTCGACCGGCTGACCGGCGGCGCCTTCGTGCTGGTCGAGAAGATCCTCGAGCCGGGCGAGGAGCTGCCGCGCTGGGCGACCGCGGGCACCACCGGCTACGACACCCTCGGGCTCATCGATCGGGTGCTCACCGACCCCGCCGGCGCCGAGCCGCTGGACGAGCTCGACGCGCGCCTGCGCGGCGGCGAGCACGTCGACTGGGCCGAGCTGACGCACCGCACGAAGCGACGCATCGCCGACGGCATCCTGCGCGCCGAGGTGCTGCGGCTCGAGCGCGAGGTGCGGGCGGCGGATGCGTGGGGTCACCAGGGCGCGCCCGCCGACACCGCAGACGCGATCGCTGAGTTGCTCGCCTGCTTCCCGGTGTACCGCTCCTACCTGCCGGACGGGCTCGAGCACCTGGGCACCGCTGCGGAGCGGGCGAAGGGGCACCGACCAGAGCTGGCCGACACGATCGACGCGCTGCTGCCGGTCCTCGGCAACGCACGTCATGAGGCGGCGCTGCGGTTCCAGCAGACGAGCGGCATGGTGATGGCGAAGGGCGTGGAGGACACGGCGTTCTACCGCTACTCGCGCCTGACGAGCCTCAACGAGGTCGGCGGCGACCCCGAGGTCTTCGACGTCACGATCCACGACTTCCACACCTCGATGGCGAAGCGGCAGGCCGAGTGGCCGCTCGCGATGAACGCGCTCTCGACGCACGACACGAAGCGCGGTGAGGATGTGCGGGCGCGCATCACCACGATCGCCGAGGTGCCCGAGCGGTGGGAGGCGCTGCTCGACAAGCTGCTCGTCTTCGCGCCGAACCGCGGCCGCGCGTTCGTCAACCTGCTGCTGCAGGCGGTCGTGGGGGCCTGGCCCGCGAGCGAGGAGCGCCTGGTGGCCTACATGGAGAAGGCCGCCCGCGAGGCCGACGCCATCACGCACTGGACCGACCCCGACACGCGCTTCGAGGCGCACCTCGCCGACCTGGTGCGCAGCGTGCGCGCCGAGCCGGCGAGCCATGCCGTCGAGGCGTTCCTCGCCGACACCGAGGCCGGCTTCCGGTCGAACGTGCTGTCGGCGAAGCTGCTGAACCTCATGATCCCGGGGTTCCCCGACATCTATCAGGGCTCCGAGGCGCTCGAGCAGTCGCTCGTCGACCCCGACAACCGCCGCCCCGTCGACTGGGCGCGCATGGATGCGCTGCGGCAAGAGGCGGATGCGCCCCTCACCGGGGACTGGGACCTCGAGGTCGCGAAGGTGCGGCTCGTGCGCGAGGCCCTGCGGCTGCGCCGGGCACATCCGGAGCGCTTCGACCGCTACGAGGCCGTGCGCGCGTCGGGCGAGGCCGAGCAGCACGTGCTCGCCTTCGATCGCGGCGGCGCGATCGCGATCGCGACGCGGCTGCCGATCGGCCTGGCCGCCCGGGGCGGCTGGGGCGAGACCACGCTGCACCTGCCTCCGCGCGGCGACGACGGCGCGCGGTGGCGCGACCTGCTCACCGGCCGGGTCGTCTCCGGCGGCGAGACGCGGCTGGCGAGCCTGCTCGACATGCTGCCCGTGGCGCTGCTCACGCTCGTCGACTGATCCGCACCCGCGGGTCTCGAGACGCGTCGAGACCGACCCTTGTCCGGCGATCCTCGACGCGGCTATCCTGCGCCCATGACGGCCGTCGACGACGAGGTGCGCAGCCCCCGATCCACCTGGATCGCGGTGCTCGGGCTCGTGCTGCTGTTCGCCGTCTGGGCGGTGTTCGCGTGGCAGGGCGTGCTCTTCACGCAGTGGCTGTGGGCGACGCTGCCGAACGACTTCGGCGCGAGCGTCACGACCGCCCTGTACACCTCGATCACCTGGGTGGTGCTGCTCGGCACCTTCCTGCTGCTGCTCGGCGCGCTGCGCAGCAACGGCCTGCGGGTGCTCGACGGGGCGCTCGGCCTGGCGGTCGGCGGTGTGGGCATCTTCGCGGCGCTCTCGATCGCCGCGACCGAGGCGGCGGCCAACTCTCCCGCGCAGACCGACCGCATGCTCGAGTGGTTTGCGGCCAGTGCCGCGGTGGTGGGCGGCGTGCTGCTGCTGACGGCGCCGCTGCTGCAGCGGCATCGCGCACCGCGTCCGACGCCGCTCCGTCGCGCCTGACATGGTCGACCACGCGCCGACGGCCGCGCCGACCGCCCCGCGGCCAGGCGATCAGCGGGGCGGTCCTCCGTGGACCCTCTTCGTCGGCCTCGGAGTGCTCTGGATCGGGCTGGCGTCGGTCACGCCGATGATCCTGATGCTCTCGCTGTGGTCGACCGTCGGAGACCAGGGACTCGATCCCTGGGTGGGACTGGGCGTCCCTATCGCGGCACTGCTGCTGCTCGCGACGACGCTGGTGCTGGCGGGGCTGGGGCACCGCTGGGCGCGCTGGGTCGTCATCGCGCTAGCTGCCTTCGTGGCGCTGCAGGTCGTGCTGATCGCTGCTACAGCGCAAGTGACGCCGGCGATCCTCATCCTGCTGGTGGCGGGAGCGATCGGGCTGGCCGCCGTGCTGCTGGCCGCGCCCGTGACGGGCCGCTGGTATCGCGAGCACCCGCGCAGGCGGCGATCGCGCGCTGCGGGCTGACGACCTGCGCTGACCTGCGCTCGGCGGGCGACGCTCGCGCACACCGCGCGCTGAGGCGCCGATGCGACGATGGGCGGCATGAGCGAGCTGCACGAGTACCGGGTCTGGGCGCCGTCGGCCGAGCGGATGCGCGTGGTCGCCGGCGAGGAGAGCGTCGAGATGACGCGCGCCGAGGACGGCTGGTGGCACGCGCTCGCGGCGCGCGGCGACTACGGCTTCCAGATCGGCGACGACGACGCGGTGCGGCCCGACCCGCGGAGCCTGCGCCAGCCGCGCGGAGTGCACGAGCGCTCCCGCGTGTGGGACGCATCCGCCCACGACTGGGCAGACGGCGGCTGGACGGGCCGGCCGATCGCCGGGGGAGTGCTCTACGAGCTGCACATCGGCACGTTCACGCCCGAGGGCACCCTCGATGCGGCGGCCGAGCGGCTCGGCCACCTGCTCGAGCTCGGCGTCACGCACGTCGAGCTGCTGCCCGTGAACGGCTTCAACGGCACGCACAACTGGGGCTACGACGGCGTCGCGTGGTTCGCGGTGCACGAGGGCTACGGCGGCCCCGACGCCTACCAGCGCTTCGTCGACGCCGCCCACGCCGCGGGGCTCGCCGTGGTGCAGGACGTCGTGCACAACCACCTCGGCCCCTCCGGCAACTACCTGCCGCTGTTCGGCCCGTACCTCTCGAGCGAGGGCCGGTCGACGTGGGGCGAGCACCTGAACCTGGCCGAGCCGGCGGTGCGCCGCATGGTGCT is a window encoding:
- the glgX gene encoding glycogen debranching protein GlgX, with translation MQVWPGEPYPLGATFDGTGTNFAIYSESADKIELCLFDDDDVETRIELIEVDAYVWHAYLPSVQPGQRYGYRVHGEYDPSSGHRHNPSKLLLDPYAKATSGTIEWGQPLHSYDFGDPTSRNDDDSAPHMAKGVVINPFFDWTGDRAPNRPYNESVIYEAHVKGLTQTHPDVPEALRGTYAGLAHPSVIAHLKKIGITALELMPVHQFVHDAVLVEKGLRNYWGYNTLSFFSPHAEYAATGERGQQVQEFKAMVKAMHAADIEVILDVVYNHTAEGNHLGPTLSWRGIDNRAYYRLVEGDEQHYMDYTGTGNSLNAGSPHALQLIMDSLRYWVTEMHVDGFRFDLAATLAREFYDVDKLSTFFELVQQDPVISQVKLIAEPWDIGPGGYQVGNFPPQWTEWNGKYRDQVRDFWRGEPTALGEFASRLAGSADLYEHSGRRPVASINFVTAHDGFTLRDLVSYNEKHNDANGEDGNDGESHNRSYNYGEEGPTDDPEILATRARQQRNFLATLLLSQGVPMILHGDELGRTQQGNNNTYAQDSELSWIDWSSVDQPLIEFTAAIAKLRHDHPTFRRKRFFTGDTVRTGDGERLNDIVWLRIDGTPMEPSDWEGASDEKALGMYLNGDGIAGRGARGEQITDNHFLIYCNASDEERELVVPPAEYAEAWDVLIDTGAQESSEGPIRAGEVGRIAPRSIAVLREHLAPVDQDFSVAASIAATSTSAPGPVTTRETTATDVRPLHASAPAPKPGEPIEPGDEAVIPEADPDR
- the treY gene encoding malto-oligosyltrehalose synthase — protein: MHAPRSTYRLQITERFTLFDAAKRLEALADLGADWVYLSPILQAEHGSDHGYDVVSHSRVDESRGGEAGLEALAAEARRLGMGVLVDIVPNHMGVAVPEHNSWWWQVLRDGRESPLADAFDIDWEAGGGRLLLPIVGDDDWSADGTVGHLEVERGADGDAEALRYWDTRLPVAPGTGEGTPQEVLERQHYRLGHWQQADDQLNYRRFFAVTTLAAVRVELPEVFDSTHVEIARWFDQRLVQGLRVDHPDGLRDPAGYLDDLDRLTGGAFVLVEKILEPGEELPRWATAGTTGYDTLGLIDRVLTDPAGAEPLDELDARLRGGEHVDWAELTHRTKRRIADGILRAEVLRLEREVRAADAWGHQGAPADTADAIAELLACFPVYRSYLPDGLEHLGTAAERAKGHRPELADTIDALLPVLGNARHEAALRFQQTSGMVMAKGVEDTAFYRYSRLTSLNEVGGDPEVFDVTIHDFHTSMAKRQAEWPLAMNALSTHDTKRGEDVRARITTIAEVPERWEALLDKLLVFAPNRGRAFVNLLLQAVVGAWPASEERLVAYMEKAAREADAITHWTDPDTRFEAHLADLVRSVRAEPASHAVEAFLADTEAGFRSNVLSAKLLNLMIPGFPDIYQGSEALEQSLVDPDNRRPVDWARMDALRQEADAPLTGDWDLEVAKVRLVREALRLRRAHPERFDRYEAVRASGEAEQHVLAFDRGGAIAIATRLPIGLAARGGWGETTLHLPPRGDDGARWRDLLTGRVVSGGETRLASLLDMLPVALLTLVD